One window of the Thermodesulfomicrobium sp. WS genome contains the following:
- a CDS encoding CTP synthase — translation MTTKFLFVTGGVLSSLGKGLAAASIAALLKARGLRVTIQKLDPYINVDPGTMNPFQHGEVYVTDDGAETDLDLGHYERYLGIHLGQNNNYTSGRIYHSVITKERRGDYLGGTVQVIPHITDEIKNAILSLASDAMDLVIVEIGGTVGDIEGLPFLEAIRQLRADLGKDNVLYIHLTLVPFIKAAGEVKTKPTQHSVKELRSLGIQPDIILCRSEVELSEDIKNKIALFCNVDKDAVFTAIDVNHIYELPLMLYEEGVDQKIAILLRLAAKNPNLEPWRTLVHTLHHPQHEVEIAVVGKYVDLKEAYKSLHEALTHGGVANHARVRFRYINSETVTAETAPSLLRQVHGILVPGGFGTRGVEGKIQAITYARTQGIPFFGICLGMQCAVIEYARNVLGLAQANSEEFDPLTPDPVIYLMREWYDFRSGCMQYRDPGCDKGGTMRLGAYPCRMRPGTLAHAAYKAEEVWERHRHRYEFNTAYQERLEAAGLVISGTSPDETLVEIVELRDHPWFLGCQFHPEFTSTPMQPHPLFRDFIAAALAYQRGA, via the coding sequence ATGACCACCAAGTTTCTCTTCGTCACCGGCGGCGTGCTCTCCTCGTTGGGCAAAGGCCTGGCAGCGGCCTCCATCGCGGCATTGCTCAAGGCCCGGGGGCTTCGGGTCACCATCCAAAAGCTCGACCCCTATATCAACGTCGACCCTGGCACCATGAATCCGTTCCAGCACGGTGAGGTCTACGTCACCGACGACGGCGCGGAAACGGACCTGGATCTTGGCCACTACGAACGCTATCTGGGCATCCATCTGGGCCAGAACAACAACTACACCTCAGGCCGCATCTACCACTCGGTCATCACCAAAGAGCGCCGGGGGGACTATCTCGGCGGCACAGTCCAGGTCATCCCGCACATCACCGATGAAATCAAAAACGCAATTTTGAGCCTCGCCAGTGATGCCATGGACCTGGTCATCGTGGAGATCGGCGGCACCGTAGGCGACATCGAAGGATTGCCGTTTCTTGAGGCCATCCGGCAGTTACGGGCGGACTTGGGCAAAGACAACGTACTCTACATCCACCTCACCCTCGTGCCCTTCATCAAGGCCGCAGGCGAGGTCAAAACCAAACCCACCCAGCACTCGGTCAAGGAATTGCGCAGCCTCGGCATCCAGCCGGACATCATCCTCTGCCGCTCCGAGGTGGAACTTTCCGAAGACATCAAAAACAAAATCGCCCTATTTTGTAATGTGGACAAAGACGCCGTCTTTACCGCCATCGACGTCAACCACATCTACGAGCTCCCCCTCATGCTCTACGAAGAAGGGGTGGATCAAAAAATCGCCATCCTGCTGCGCCTGGCAGCCAAAAACCCCAATCTGGAGCCATGGCGTACGCTCGTCCACACCCTGCATCACCCGCAGCACGAAGTGGAAATTGCGGTGGTGGGCAAGTACGTGGACCTCAAAGAGGCATACAAGAGCCTCCACGAGGCCCTCACCCACGGCGGAGTCGCCAACCATGCACGGGTCCGCTTCCGCTACATCAACTCCGAGACCGTCACCGCGGAAACCGCTCCTTCGCTTTTGCGCCAAGTCCATGGCATCCTCGTGCCCGGCGGCTTTGGCACCCGCGGTGTGGAAGGAAAAATCCAGGCCATCACGTATGCGCGCACCCAGGGCATTCCATTCTTTGGCATCTGCTTAGGGATGCAATGCGCCGTCATCGAGTATGCCCGCAACGTCCTCGGGCTTGCTCAGGCCAATTCCGAAGAGTTTGATCCCCTCACCCCGGATCCCGTCATCTACCTCATGCGCGAGTGGTACGACTTCCGCTCCGGCTGCATGCAGTACCGGGATCCTGGCTGCGACAAGGGCGGCACCATGCGCCTTGGCGCCTACCCCTGCCGCATGCGCCCAGGCACGCTGGCGCACGCCGCCTACAAGGCCGAAGAGGTGTGGGAGCGCCACCGCCACCGCTACGAGTTCAACACCGCCTATCAAGAACGCCTAGAAGCGGCAGGGCTCGTCATCAGCGGCACCTCTCCGGATGAAACCTTGGTGGAAATCGTGGAATTGCGCGACCACCCCTGGTTCCTCGGCTGCCAATTCCATCCGGAGTTCACCTCCACGCCCATGCAGCCGCATCCGCTTTTCCGGGACTTCATCGCCGCGGCCCTGGCCTACCAACGCGGGGCGTAG
- the kdsA gene encoding 3-deoxy-8-phosphooctulonate synthase produces MDLFHKLRHCHFVIAGPCALESLELALEVAQHVAQVGAALNLPVIFKSSFDKANRSAETSFRGPGLALGLQWLAQIKERTGLPILTDIHEPSQAAPVAEVADVLQIPAFLCRQTDLLQAAAKTGRIVNVKKGQFVAPWDMAGAVAKIEAAGGTRIWLTERGTSFGYNNLVVDFRSLPILASHGYPVVFDATHSVQLPGGQGTCSGGDRRFVPCLARAAAACGCQGLFLETHPEPERALCDGPNSWPLAALEPLLREIQVLWNLPHAPLL; encoded by the coding sequence ATGGACCTCTTCCACAAACTCCGCCACTGCCATTTTGTCATTGCCGGGCCATGCGCCTTGGAGAGCCTTGAGCTCGCCCTAGAAGTCGCCCAGCACGTGGCTCAGGTGGGAGCAGCGCTGAACCTCCCGGTGATTTTCAAAAGCTCCTTTGACAAGGCCAACCGCAGCGCCGAAACGAGCTTTCGCGGCCCCGGCCTTGCGCTCGGCCTCCAATGGCTTGCCCAGATCAAGGAACGCACCGGGCTTCCCATCCTCACGGACATCCACGAGCCCAGTCAGGCCGCCCCGGTGGCGGAGGTGGCGGACGTCCTCCAAATCCCGGCGTTTCTCTGCCGCCAGACAGACCTCCTCCAAGCTGCGGCAAAAACCGGGCGTATCGTCAATGTCAAAAAAGGCCAGTTTGTGGCGCCCTGGGATATGGCCGGCGCAGTGGCCAAAATCGAGGCTGCCGGCGGCACGCGCATCTGGCTCACCGAGCGGGGGACATCCTTTGGCTACAATAACCTCGTGGTGGATTTCCGCTCCCTGCCCATCCTGGCGAGCCACGGCTATCCGGTGGTCTTTGACGCCACCCACTCGGTGCAGCTGCCGGGCGGCCAAGGGACCTGCTCCGGCGGAGACCGCCGCTTCGTGCCCTGCCTCGCCCGCGCCGCAGCGGCTTGCGGATGCCAGGGCCTCTTTTTGGAAACGCATCCCGAACCCGAGCGGGCCCTGTGCGACGGTCCCAATTCCTGGCCCCTTGCCGCGCTCGAGCCCCTGCTTCGGGAAATTCAAGTCTTGTGGAACCTCCCTCATGCCCCACTCCTTTGA
- the lptC gene encoding LPS export ABC transporter periplasmic protein LptC, with product MRPLDQRLIWWVILLAGGIIAAMGGAWIARNLWSPEPAPSLPPLQATLQLTDPHLTHGQNGSILWELQGQQASYDQSTDILRVTAPHIQYFSPHGPVTASALQGLVWQKRGEAELTGNLTAQVQDHTIRAQSMRYSEADSRLVLTGAVQMRGPRLDLDAPEVQVFLSEERITAIGGVQAVFHPARK from the coding sequence ATGCGCCCATTGGACCAACGGCTGATCTGGTGGGTGATCCTCCTCGCTGGAGGTATCATCGCCGCCATGGGCGGCGCGTGGATCGCCCGAAACCTGTGGTCTCCTGAGCCTGCGCCCTCTCTGCCGCCGCTCCAAGCCACACTCCAACTGACCGATCCTCACCTCACTCACGGCCAAAACGGCAGCATCCTTTGGGAATTGCAAGGTCAGCAAGCGAGTTATGATCAATCCACGGACATTTTGCGGGTCACCGCGCCCCACATCCAGTATTTCAGCCCACACGGGCCCGTCACTGCTTCGGCTCTCCAGGGTCTAGTATGGCAAAAACGCGGCGAAGCGGAACTCACGGGCAATCTCACGGCCCAGGTGCAAGATCACACTATACGCGCTCAGAGCATGCGCTATAGCGAGGCGGATTCCCGCCTCGTCTTGACCGGAGCTGTGCAGATGCGTGGTCCACGCCTTGACCTCGACGCTCCAGAAGTCCAGGTATTTCTTTCCGAAGAGCGCATCACTGCCATCGGCGGTGTGCAGGCTGTCTTCCACCCTGCTAGGAAATGA
- a CDS encoding pancreas/duodenum homeobox protein 1, protein MTDPAPLFTDAVLDTIFPPERTHAFFDALYGDAEDGAYDIRLRFHKAEGNTWQFFFHLLQRPGKCLACNLTYGLPQVFIRHPVIALPRLVEELCAQAGVRPTSWNLGSTQEISRSLHRIPLTIHVQATS, encoded by the coding sequence ATGACCGACCCCGCGCCCCTGTTTACCGACGCCGTCCTGGACACCATCTTCCCGCCTGAGCGGACCCATGCCTTTTTCGATGCCCTCTACGGCGACGCGGAAGATGGCGCATACGACATCCGCCTTCGGTTTCACAAGGCTGAAGGCAATACCTGGCAGTTTTTTTTCCACCTCCTCCAGCGACCGGGCAAGTGTTTGGCCTGCAACCTCACCTACGGACTGCCGCAGGTTTTTATCCGGCATCCCGTCATCGCCTTGCCTCGCCTGGTGGAAGAACTCTGCGCCCAGGCTGGAGTGCGCCCGACCTCCTGGAACCTCGGCTCTACCCAAGAGATTTCCCGCTCCCTGCATCGCATTCCACTCACTATCCACGTGCAGGCGACCTCATAA
- a CDS encoding sensor histidine kinase, translating to MSSLSFPHDQWQAVLDERLHIERALRERIKELRCLYGITRLAQERDKPLPELLARIADLICASWQYPEITCARIRLGTHDCATANYAPSLWHQKTPIRIRDEVVGEVEVGYLEERPECDEGPFLAEERSLIDAVAELVARIIEQRWTDELMQALSRELIMAQENERQRIARELHDHLAQELAQALSDLCLLAHSLPNPEAVQRIQTTLETAIASIRDLAYGLLPPGLSELGLAQAVASLCEEMSIRSGIPIHFAADGMANITLPFDTQINIYRLTQEALTNIRKHARATQASVRLVGAYPSLLVRIEDNGQGMDVESRMSQAARERRMGLWSMQERARLLGGSLTLRSKPGAGTRIVVEVPLPGAST from the coding sequence ATGAGTTCTCTGAGCTTCCCCCATGACCAATGGCAGGCCGTGCTCGATGAGCGCCTGCATATCGAACGCGCCCTGCGCGAGCGCATCAAGGAGCTGCGCTGTCTCTACGGTATTACCCGGCTCGCCCAAGAACGCGACAAGCCCTTGCCCGAACTCTTGGCCCGCATTGCCGATCTCATCTGCGCCTCGTGGCAGTATCCGGAGATCACGTGTGCCCGCATCCGCCTCGGCACCCACGACTGCGCCACGGCCAACTACGCCCCCTCCCTATGGCATCAAAAAACCCCCATCCGCATCCGTGACGAGGTCGTGGGCGAAGTGGAGGTGGGATACCTGGAAGAACGGCCGGAGTGCGATGAAGGCCCATTTCTCGCCGAAGAGCGTAGCCTGATCGATGCCGTGGCGGAACTGGTGGCCCGCATCATCGAGCAGCGATGGACCGATGAACTCATGCAGGCCCTCTCGCGCGAGCTCATCATGGCCCAAGAAAACGAACGCCAACGCATTGCCCGCGAACTGCACGATCATCTCGCCCAAGAGCTCGCCCAGGCCCTCAGCGACCTCTGCCTGCTTGCCCATTCCCTCCCCAACCCCGAGGCAGTCCAACGTATCCAAACCACTTTGGAAACCGCTATCGCCTCTATCCGCGATCTGGCCTACGGGCTGCTTCCTCCCGGCCTCTCGGAATTGGGACTCGCCCAAGCCGTGGCCTCCTTGTGCGAAGAGATGAGTATTCGCAGCGGCATACCCATCCACTTTGCGGCCGACGGCATGGCCAACATCACCCTGCCCTTCGACACCCAAATCAACATCTACCGTCTCACTCAAGAGGCCTTGACCAATATTCGCAAGCACGCCCGCGCCACTCAAGCCTCGGTACGCCTCGTGGGTGCCTACCCATCACTTTTGGTGCGCATCGAAGATAACGGCCAAGGTATGGACGTGGAGAGCCGCATGTCTCAAGCTGCCCGAGAACGGCGCATGGGACTATGGAGCATGCAAGAGCGCGCACGCCTCCTCGGGGGTTCTCTGACTCTGCGCTCCAAACCCGGGGCAGGGACGCGCATCGTGGTTGAAGTCCCGCTGCCAGGAGCATCGACATGA
- the lptB gene encoding LPS export ABC transporter ATP-binding protein produces the protein MSLVGVGLVKRYRRREVVRGIDLEVQPGEIVGVLGPNGAGKTTTFYMLAGLTAPCAGTVTLDQHDITHLPLHRRALLGLSYLPQESSVFRNLSVMDNLRIVLEYTGLPRPEQERTAQRLLDELGILRLADQPASFLSGGERRRLEIARALIRKPQFLLLDEPFAGIDPLAVADIQGIIDNLRQRGIGILISDHNVRETLAICTRAYLVHDGRVVLSGTPSDIVASPMARSVYLGESFSL, from the coding sequence ATGAGCCTTGTGGGAGTGGGACTCGTGAAACGCTACCGCCGGCGGGAGGTGGTCCGGGGCATTGACCTGGAGGTGCAGCCTGGAGAGATCGTCGGCGTGCTCGGCCCCAATGGGGCGGGCAAAACCACCACGTTCTACATGCTCGCCGGCCTCACCGCCCCTTGCGCCGGTACAGTGACCCTGGATCAGCACGACATCACCCACCTGCCGCTCCACCGCCGCGCCCTTCTCGGTCTTTCCTATCTGCCGCAGGAAAGCTCGGTATTTCGCAATCTTTCCGTGATGGACAACCTGCGCATCGTTCTCGAGTACACCGGCCTTCCGCGGCCCGAGCAAGAGCGCACGGCCCAGCGCCTGCTGGACGAACTGGGGATCCTCCGCCTGGCGGACCAGCCGGCGTCGTTTCTTTCTGGAGGTGAGCGCCGGCGCCTGGAAATCGCCCGGGCCCTCATCCGTAAGCCCCAATTCTTGCTGCTCGACGAACCCTTTGCAGGCATCGATCCCTTGGCGGTGGCCGATATTCAAGGCATCATCGACAACTTGCGCCAACGGGGCATCGGCATCCTCATTTCAGACCATAACGTGCGCGAAACCCTCGCCATCTGCACCCGCGCCTACTTGGTGCACGACGGCCGCGTGGTGCTCTCCGGCACCCCCAGCGACATCGTCGCCAGTCCCATGGCCCGCTCCGTATATTTGGGCGAAAGTTTCTCTTTGTAG
- a CDS encoding SlyX family protein, with product MEQRLENLEVHVGYLQKTLDDLNAMVLEQARQLRDLTDQVAVLQRALAGVVAAVQESGEQEDSPLR from the coding sequence ATGGAACAGCGGTTGGAGAATCTTGAGGTCCATGTGGGGTATTTGCAGAAAACCCTGGACGATCTCAATGCGATGGTGCTGGAGCAGGCGCGGCAATTGCGGGATTTGACCGACCAGGTGGCGGTACTGCAGCGCGCTCTCGCTGGAGTCGTTGCTGCGGTGCAGGAAAGTGGAGAGCAGGAAGACAGCCCGCTGCGGTGA
- a CDS encoding glutamate synthase-related protein, producing the protein MPEWPKSNDVLGTVNRGNPAESGLCTLCRCDCAGKCETWMSCLKGRHMLYPRDFGYVTAGADNTTHVGVNYNALRIQGYNYGATGLASGKTTDPDNCLFTNVSLETSFGRNKPIRCRLPLMTGALGSTFIAAKYWESFATGCALVGIPIVVGENVVGVDRQSILKGGKITVSPEMDRRIEIYNRYYDGYGAIIVQLNVEDARNAVAEYIIQKYGDDVCIELKWGQGAKNIGGEIEVKSLDYALFLKQRGYLVDPDPELPEVQAAFQAGGIKGFARHSRLGYTDLPSVEAVRQNFMETVDYLRKLGFARISLKTGSYGMEALAMAIKYATEAELDLLTIDGSGGGTGMSPWNMMQTWGVPSILLHSKAYEYASLLAARGKRVVDMSFAGGFAREDHIFKALALGAPYVKLVCMGRALMIPGFLGANIEGVLKPERREAVNGNWDTLPKTVREVGETPEEIFAGYESLKAKLGAQAMGEVPFGAIAAWTLADKLGAGLQQLLAGARKFSVTQIAREDLAAANRETARETGLPFITEVLDESARRILLA; encoded by the coding sequence ATGCCCGAATGGCCGAAAAGCAACGACGTGCTTGGCACCGTGAACCGTGGAAATCCTGCGGAATCCGGGTTGTGCACCCTGTGCCGCTGCGACTGCGCCGGCAAGTGCGAGACCTGGATGTCCTGTCTCAAAGGCCGCCACATGCTCTACCCCCGGGATTTTGGATATGTCACCGCCGGGGCGGACAATACCACCCATGTGGGCGTCAACTACAATGCCCTGCGCATCCAAGGCTACAACTATGGCGCCACAGGACTTGCCTCGGGCAAAACCACCGATCCCGACAATTGTCTCTTCACCAATGTCAGCCTGGAAACCTCTTTTGGCCGCAACAAGCCTATCCGCTGCCGCCTGCCGCTGATGACCGGCGCCTTGGGATCCACCTTCATTGCCGCCAAGTACTGGGAATCTTTTGCTACGGGCTGTGCCCTTGTGGGCATCCCCATCGTGGTGGGCGAAAACGTGGTGGGTGTGGACCGGCAGTCCATCCTGAAGGGCGGCAAAATCACGGTATCTCCGGAAATGGACCGGCGCATCGAGATCTACAATCGCTACTACGACGGCTACGGCGCCATCATCGTGCAGCTCAACGTCGAAGACGCCCGCAACGCAGTAGCCGAGTACATCATCCAGAAATACGGCGACGACGTCTGCATTGAGCTCAAATGGGGTCAAGGCGCCAAAAACATCGGCGGCGAAATCGAGGTCAAGAGCCTCGATTACGCCCTGTTCCTCAAGCAGCGCGGCTACCTGGTGGATCCGGACCCAGAACTTCCCGAAGTCCAGGCCGCCTTTCAGGCGGGCGGCATCAAGGGCTTTGCCCGCCATAGCCGCCTCGGCTACACGGACCTTCCGTCGGTGGAGGCAGTGCGGCAAAACTTCATGGAGACCGTGGACTACCTGCGCAAGCTCGGCTTTGCCCGTATCTCCCTCAAGACGGGTTCCTACGGCATGGAAGCCCTCGCCATGGCCATCAAATACGCCACGGAAGCCGAACTGGATCTCCTCACCATCGACGGCTCCGGCGGCGGCACGGGCATGAGCCCCTGGAACATGATGCAGACATGGGGCGTGCCTTCCATCCTCCTGCACTCCAAAGCCTACGAGTATGCCAGCCTGCTCGCTGCCCGCGGAAAACGGGTGGTGGATATGTCGTTTGCCGGCGGCTTTGCCCGCGAAGATCATATCTTCAAAGCCCTGGCCTTGGGGGCGCCGTACGTCAAACTGGTGTGCATGGGCCGCGCCCTCATGATCCCGGGCTTCCTTGGCGCCAATATCGAGGGGGTACTCAAACCGGAGCGCCGCGAGGCCGTCAACGGCAATTGGGATACCCTCCCCAAAACGGTGCGCGAAGTCGGCGAAACTCCGGAAGAAATCTTTGCGGGCTACGAATCGCTCAAGGCGAAGCTTGGAGCCCAAGCCATGGGCGAAGTACCTTTTGGCGCCATTGCTGCCTGGACCCTGGCGGACAAACTCGGGGCCGGGTTGCAGCAACTGCTCGCGGGAGCACGGAAGTTCTCGGTGACCCAGATCGCACGGGAAGACCTGGCTGCGGCCAACCGCGAGACCGCCCGCGAAACCGGGCTGCCATTCATCACCGAGGTGCTCGACGAGAGCGCTCGCAGAATTCTCCTCGCCTAA
- the rpoN gene encoding RNA polymerase factor sigma-54 yields MGLELRQNLKLTQQLVMTPQLQQAIKLLQLSRLELLEAIQQELLENPVLEEATDHPIPEATEDIPPAPPELATAALSCNERDLLRNADWETYLGDFASTSKQHNKEAELQEEMTPWEGRVSGKPSLEGHLLWQLRLSDLDEASQAIGEAIIGNLDSRGYLTATMEDLMEQTGAQREAIEAVLARIQRMDPVGVAARSLQECLLVQLEVLGQDDPILIALVRDHLEDIERKRFKPLARKLKIELEDLRAYLDIIQSLEPLPGASFGSEATVYVSPDVFVHECNGEFVVLLNEEGLPRLQISSHYESLLQGGQGPDRDYIQEKARSAQWLLKSLQQRQKTLYKVMESIVRFQQDFFRHGVTKLKPLVLKDVAEDIGMHESTVSRITSNKYVATPHGVFELKFFFNSGLSVDDGSEVGSESVKAIIKQLVSEEDPAHPLSDEKIAAVLKERLDINIARRTVAKYRAVLGIESSSRRRQIL; encoded by the coding sequence ATGGGATTGGAACTGCGGCAGAATCTGAAATTGACCCAACAGCTGGTGATGACCCCCCAGCTCCAGCAAGCCATCAAGCTCCTCCAGCTTTCTCGCCTGGAGCTTCTGGAGGCTATTCAGCAGGAACTTTTGGAAAATCCGGTTTTAGAAGAAGCCACGGACCACCCCATACCCGAGGCCACGGAAGACATCCCTCCCGCTCCCCCGGAACTCGCCACAGCGGCCCTGTCCTGCAACGAACGAGACCTGCTGCGTAACGCCGATTGGGAAACCTATTTGGGTGACTTTGCGAGCACCAGTAAGCAACACAATAAGGAAGCCGAACTCCAGGAAGAAATGACCCCCTGGGAAGGACGGGTCTCCGGCAAACCCTCCCTGGAAGGCCACCTGCTTTGGCAATTGCGGCTCTCCGACCTCGACGAGGCCAGCCAAGCCATTGGCGAGGCCATCATCGGCAACCTCGACTCCCGCGGCTACCTCACGGCCACCATGGAAGATCTCATGGAGCAGACCGGCGCCCAGCGCGAGGCCATCGAGGCGGTGCTCGCCCGCATCCAGCGCATGGACCCGGTGGGTGTCGCGGCCCGCTCGCTCCAGGAATGCCTGCTGGTGCAACTCGAGGTGCTGGGCCAGGACGATCCCATTCTCATCGCCTTGGTGCGCGATCATCTGGAAGACATCGAACGCAAGCGTTTCAAACCACTGGCGCGAAAGTTGAAAATCGAGCTGGAAGACCTGCGCGCCTACCTGGATATCATCCAAAGCCTGGAACCTCTGCCGGGTGCGAGCTTTGGGAGCGAAGCCACGGTATACGTCAGCCCGGACGTCTTCGTGCACGAGTGCAACGGCGAATTCGTGGTGCTGCTCAACGAAGAAGGGCTCCCCCGCCTGCAGATCAGCTCCCACTACGAGTCCTTGCTCCAAGGGGGTCAAGGCCCCGATAGAGACTACATTCAAGAAAAGGCTCGATCCGCACAATGGCTTTTAAAAAGCTTGCAACAGCGCCAAAAAACGCTCTATAAAGTTATGGAGAGCATCGTGCGCTTCCAGCAAGACTTTTTCCGCCACGGTGTGACCAAACTCAAGCCTCTGGTGCTCAAGGATGTGGCCGAGGATATTGGCATGCACGAATCCACGGTGAGCCGCATTACCAGCAACAAATACGTAGCAACCCCACACGGGGTGTTCGAACTGAAATTTTTCTTCAATTCCGGGCTCTCCGTGGATGACGGCTCTGAGGTGGGCTCCGAAAGCGTCAAGGCCATCATCAAGCAATTGGTCAGCGAAGAGGATCCCGCGCACCCGCTCAGCGACGAGAAGATTGCCGCAGTGCTCAAAGAGCGCTTGGACATCAACATCGCCCGGAGGACTGTGGCCAAATACCGTGCAGTACTGGGAATCGAGTCTTCCTCTCGCAGAAGGCAGATTCTCTAA
- the lptA gene encoding lipopolysaccharide transport periplasmic protein LptA, which yields MTMLPILIVFCLFLAPPLLAASAQEEQPVAIRADSMEYLQKAGRIVFRGTVHATHEDMELWADTVTVHLEEGTAQATATAPQGKVRSIVAEGNVRIQTTQNRSGTGKRATFDARTETVTLEGDPEVREGKNSIRGEVIILYLKDGKSEVRGGAKQRVEAIFLAPKAIPGLEKKP from the coding sequence ATGACCATGTTGCCTATCCTCATCGTTTTTTGTCTCTTTCTGGCCCCTCCACTCCTGGCTGCTTCCGCCCAAGAAGAGCAACCTGTGGCCATTCGCGCCGATTCCATGGAATATCTCCAAAAAGCTGGCCGGATCGTCTTTCGCGGCACTGTCCACGCCACCCACGAAGACATGGAACTCTGGGCCGACACGGTCACTGTGCACCTCGAAGAAGGAACTGCTCAAGCCACGGCCACAGCCCCCCAAGGCAAAGTGCGGTCCATCGTCGCCGAAGGCAACGTGCGCATCCAGACCACCCAAAACCGCAGCGGCACGGGCAAACGCGCCACCTTCGACGCCCGCACCGAAACCGTCACCCTGGAAGGAGACCCCGAGGTGCGCGAAGGCAAAAACAGTATCCGCGGCGAGGTCATCATCTTGTACCTCAAGGACGGCAAAAGCGAGGTGCGCGGCGGCGCCAAGCAGCGGGTGGAGGCCATCTTTCTTGCCCCCAAGGCCATCCCTGGATTGGAGAAAAAGCCATGA
- a CDS encoding AAA family ATPase, with protein sequence MLRKKLPIGIQTFAKIRQEHCYYVDKTPFVAKLAREGGYYFLSRPRRFGKSLFLDTLAEAFAANRALFTGLYLEDHPSMPMRVRHLPIEK encoded by the coding sequence ATGCTCCGCAAGAAACTGCCCATCGGCATCCAGACCTTTGCCAAGATCCGCCAGGAACATTGCTACTACGTAGACAAGACCCCCTTCGTGGCCAAACTCGCTCGTGAAGGGGGCTACTACTTCCTCTCCCGGCCGCGGCGCTTCGGCAAATCCTTGTTTCTCGACACGTTAGCCGAGGCCTTTGCGGCAAACCGCGCCCTCTTCACCGGCCTCTACCTGGAAGACCATCCCTCTATGCCAATGAGAGTGAGACACCTTCCCATTGAGAAATGA
- a CDS encoding response regulator transcription factor, giving the protein MIRAIVVDDHPVFRLGLRTQLTQLPQCQVVGEAHTVAEALQLTKRHDLNLALVDITLPDGSGLDLTREIKRLRPNAVVLIISMHNHIDLVAAAFQAGASGYMSKESGGAGILQAVEKVLSGSQYLDGTLSPAILGAIQAKNRHLHSTGTEAYNTLSLREQQIMRLLAQGLSPEEIASKLYISKKTVLNHRYSIMQKLGTPTPLAFMRYAARLGLIDLEDDN; this is encoded by the coding sequence ATGATCCGCGCCATCGTCGTGGATGACCATCCCGTGTTCCGCCTGGGGCTTCGCACCCAACTGACTCAGCTCCCCCAATGCCAAGTGGTGGGAGAAGCCCATACCGTGGCCGAGGCACTCCAACTGACCAAAAGGCACGACCTCAACCTGGCTCTCGTGGACATCACGCTCCCCGACGGCTCGGGCCTGGATCTTACCCGAGAAATCAAACGGTTGCGCCCCAATGCCGTGGTACTCATCATTAGCATGCACAACCACATCGATCTCGTGGCCGCCGCTTTTCAGGCCGGGGCTTCAGGCTATATGTCCAAGGAAAGCGGCGGAGCAGGCATCCTGCAGGCAGTGGAAAAAGTCCTCTCCGGCAGCCAATACCTCGACGGCACCCTCTCGCCCGCCATCCTCGGAGCTATCCAGGCCAAAAACCGGCATCTGCACTCGACCGGCACCGAAGCCTACAATACGCTCTCCTTGCGGGAGCAGCAGATCATGCGCCTGCTCGCCCAAGGGCTCAGCCCAGAAGAAATCGCCTCCAAGCTCTACATCTCCAAGAAAACGGTGCTCAACCACCGCTATTCCATCATGCAAAAGCTCGGGACCCCTACGCCCCTCGCGTTCATGCGCTACGCCGCCCGCTTGGGGCTCATCGATCTCGAAGACGACAACTAG
- a CDS encoding HAD hydrolase family protein — protein sequence MPHSFEIPAHVAEAARKVRLLVLDVDGVLTDGGLYYDAHGHIQKRFHVHDGLGMKMALHGGLQLAVITGLDSAAVRARVTELGIPHYYPGFPHKMDSLSRILADENLSLEQAAYLGDDLVDLAPMRAVGLPLAVANARPEILDQALWVTPHGGGNGAVRDAVELILRAQGHWESICAHWTNG from the coding sequence ATGCCCCACTCCTTTGAAATTCCTGCCCATGTGGCGGAGGCAGCGCGCAAAGTTCGGCTCCTCGTCCTTGACGTGGACGGCGTCCTCACCGATGGCGGACTCTATTACGACGCCCACGGCCACATCCAAAAACGCTTCCACGTCCACGACGGTCTGGGTATGAAAATGGCGCTCCACGGAGGACTGCAACTCGCAGTGATCACGGGGCTGGACTCCGCAGCGGTGCGCGCCCGGGTGACCGAACTGGGAATCCCCCATTACTACCCGGGATTTCCTCATAAAATGGACTCGCTCTCCCGCATCTTGGCCGACGAGAACCTGAGCCTGGAGCAGGCGGCCTACCTGGGCGACGACCTCGTGGATCTTGCCCCTATGCGGGCGGTAGGCCTCCCCTTGGCCGTCGCCAACGCCCGGCCGGAGATCCTGGACCAAGCCCTGTGGGTCACGCCCCATGGTGGAGGCAACGGCGCAGTGCGCGACGCCGTGGAACTGATCCTCCGCGCTCAAGGACATTGGGAATCCATATGCGCCCATTGGACCAACGGCTGA